One region of Triticum aestivum cultivar Chinese Spring chromosome 6B, IWGSC CS RefSeq v2.1, whole genome shotgun sequence genomic DNA includes:
- the LOC123136677 gene encoding uncharacterized protein — translation MLPQGDHRRRLVWLLVRLLRLVGWPAASWIQLRYEDGGGIFFPKRASQTHRRYFCVRQLNTSSTSSTAETFFEVRTADGTYWRWSDCSPEPAGVRWKKTMPKCHWLEDVDFEVSFAGER, via the exons ATGCTGCCACAGGGTGACCATCGACGGCGGCTGGTTTGGCTCCTCGTACGCCTCCTCCGTCTCGTAGGCTG GCCCGCAGCCTCTTGGATCCAGCTTCGGTATGAGGATGGCGGCGGCATTTTCTTCCCCAAGCGCGCAAGCCAAACACATCGCCGCTATTTCTGCGTGAGGCAGCTCAACACATCGTCCACATCCTCTACAGCGGAAACATTCTTCGAAGTTCGAACTGCAG ATGGTACTTACTGGAGATGGTCTGATTGCTCGCCGGAGCCGGCTGGTGTCCGCTGGAAGAAGACAATGCCGAAGTGCCACTGGTTGGAGGATGTTGACTTCGAAGTGTCATTCGCCGGAGAAAGATGA